The Rhodothermales bacterium genomic sequence TGTATGCGAACCGGCTGGAAGACACCTATCGTTTTGAACGGATCATCGCCGCCTATTCCCCGACATGGTCGCCCGATGGAACGGCGTTGGCGTTCACATCCATCGGGGAGAACGGGTTCTCCGACATTCACATCCTGGATCGTACCTCGGGTCGTCTCCACCCGCTGACGGACGATGCATGGGATGATCGCGACCCCTCGTGGAGCCCCGATGGTCACCAGGTAGCGTTCTCATCGGACCGGACCGGGGTGGGTCCCATCAGCGCCTACAACATTTTCACGTACGACCTGGAACGCGAACAGATTGACTACGTGACGTATGGGCATCGGGTGGATCTCTCGCCAACCTGGAGTCCGGACGGCCGGCACGTGGCTTTCATCAGTTCACAACCCGATTCAACGGGTCGGTTCAGCGGGCAGGACATCTGGGTGGCGGATATGACGGCTCAACCCGCGGGGCCGGACCTGGAACGTCCCCTGGTGCGGTTGACGCGGCTGGCATCTGCCGCGATGGACCCCGTCTGGACGGCCGATGACCATCTCGTATTCACGTCGTTCGAGGGCCTGGAATTCTCCATCCGCCACTTGGCCGACGTGGATTCCTTGTTGGCCGACCCCAAGCGGATCCAACGGATTGGCTTCACAGATGTGGGCGAACCCTGGACATTCGACCGGATTGAAATCGGAGAGGATGCGACGGCAGGATCGTACAAGACCCGCTATCAGCTGGACATCGCGCAGGCCAGCGTCGGACAGAGCTCGGTGCTGGGTACGACCGGTGGAGCCCTGGTGGCGTTCTCGGACATGCTCGGGAACGATTACCTGAATTTCACGCTGTTCAACACGGGCACGTCCCAACGGTCCTTCCTGGAAGATCTGTCCTTCCAGGTCGCCAAATACGACTTCGGAAAGCGGGCCAACACGGGCTTCGGGGCATACCGGTTCTCGGGACTGCGCTACGATGTCACCGATCCGGATGCACCGACCACCTTTCCCCGGTTCCACGAAACCATCTACGGCGGCTTCGGTGCGGTCAGTTATCCGATCTCCAAATTCCGGCGGCTCGAACTCGGGACGTCCCTGAACTGGAGTCGGAAGGAGATCGGTATCCGGAATATCGATCGGGATGCATGGTTGTTGTCAAACAGTCTGTCCATCACCCACGATGAGACCCTCTACTGGCTGAACGGTCCGGTAAGTGGTTGGCGGGGAAGGGCAACGCTCGCCTATACCACCGACGTGGTGTACTCCAACGTGAGTTACTTCACGCTTTCAGCGGATGTCCGCACGTACATCCGCCTGCATGACCAGGTCACGTTCGCATCCTGGTTCATGGGACGCATGAACGAAGGCCGCGAGGCCCGCCTGTTCGTGATGGGGGGCTCCTGGGATCTACGCGGATTCCGGTTCTTTGAGGTTCGGGGTCAGAAAATCTGGTTCACGTCACAGGAACTCCGTTTCCCGCTGGTGAACGCACCCTCTGTTTTCCTGCCGTTCCTGGCCCCGTTCGGTGTTGCCAGTCTGCGGGGCGCCCTGTTCTTCGATGCGGCCCATGCGTGGAATGACGGGTACCGGGACGTTCGTCCGGAAATCAACGCCGGGGAAACCATCGGAGCAGCCGGTCTGGGTTTCCGAATGAACCTGTTCGGCGCTTTCGTCCTCAGGTATGACATCGGCCGTCGCTATCGGGATGGTTTCCGCGTGCAGGACAAGGTGTTCCGGCAATTCATGTTCGGGTGGGATTTCTGATGATGCGACTGCTCCCCATATTCATCCTGGTGTTGTCGGGTTGTCAGACCATCCAGTTGGAGCGTCCATACGATGTACCGGACGATGCGTGGATCACCGACGGGGGATCCACGCTCAGGCAGCGTGCGGGGTCGGAACGGATCCCGCCACCGCTGGTGGTCGCCTGGCAGTACAATGCGGCGGCCGGATTCGGCCCGGGCTCGCCGCTGCTTGTCCGTGACCGTCTGTTCGTGGGTACACGTAAAGGGGAAATGCATGCGGTGGATCTGGCGTCCGGCAGGCGGACCGGATACCGGGAATTCAACGAGGCCATCGAGGGCACACCCGCGATTTCGGATGGTATCCTGTATGTGACGTCTCCCTGGGGAAATCGGGCCTTGATAGCCTACGACCTGGAGCGGGCTTCGGTGAAATGGCGCGTGTCGGGCGTACCGGTGGAAGTGGCGCCGGTGGTCGCGGGCAACGTCGTCGTCATTGTGGACGTGGAGGCCACCGTCCGGGCCTACCGAACCGGAAACGGGGAGGAAGTCTGGCGGCACCACCTCGAAGAACGGACCTCCGTCCATTCCACGCCGCTTCTGCTGGCTGACGGACGCTTGTTCGTGGCCACCGATCGCGGGGGCTTGGTCATGATGGATGCGTCGAATGGAGACGTACTGTGGCAGACCTCCATCGACCTGCCGGTCCGTGCCGGAGCCGCGTCTGACGGCGAACGCATATACATTCCCACTACGCGCGGCGTTCTTGTGGCGGTGGATGTCCAGAGCGGGAAGGTGCTTTGGGAGCATCGGAATCCCAACCGACTGGTGCGCATGGCTCCGCCCGCCGTAAAGGGAGGGCGGCTGATCTTCGGCGCATCGGACGGGACCGTCCGACGCCTGGACGCCATCAGTGGCGTCCAGGAATGGACCGTCAACGTGGGAGCGGTCGTGGACGCTCCGCCACAATGGACACACAGCGCCGTCTACGTCGGGACGATGGGTCGGGAATTGCTTGCACTGGACGCGGAATCCGGGGCGATCTCCTGGCGACACCAACTCGAGGGTCGGATAAAATCGGCCATGGCGGCCGCGGACGGAGCCTTGTACGTCCTGTCGGAGCCACGTTATGTCGTGAAATTCATTCCCGCAACGGAGGGTGAAGATGAGTAAACGAGGGGTTTTGTGGTTCGTGCTGATGAGTGCACTCCTGCCGTCCATGGTAATCGCCCAGAGCCGGACGGTCCACGTGGAATCGGAATATCCACAGGCCATTGTCGTCGCGGACGGGAAATACATCGGACGCATTTCGGAATCACCGTTCAGGGTGGATGCTTCCGTCCGTCAGATTCTCCTGCGCTCCCCGCGGGTTACCGCATGGAATGCCCAATCCATTCTCCTGGACCTTCCGGAGGGCGACGACGTCCGGTTGCGGGCGGATTTTTCGACCCTGCGCCCGGCTTTTGACGCACCCATTGCCCAACCTCAGCCGGAGGTCCCGGTTGCATACGCTCAGCCCGATGTACGGAAGCGCCGTTGGATTGACGTCGTCTCGCTCTCCGGTGCGGTCGTGGCCGGAGCGCTGGCCGTCCATTACCGTACGAAGGCCGACAATCGCTTCGAAGATTGGGAAGCAGACAAGCGGCCGCAGCTGAAGCGGGACATCCAACGTCTTGATGTCCTGTCGGGCGTTTCCACGGGGGTCATGCAGGTGGGCATAGGCGTCTTCGCCTTCCGGCTCGTGTTCTGATCCGACGTGGGAGGGAGCGTCGAGTATACGGGATCGGGAGAGCGCCTCCGGAGTACGAGCAGCATGATCAAAGAACAACTCGATATCGACCTGAAAGAGGCCATGAAGGCCAAGGATGCCGTTCGGCTGGCAACCATCCGTTCCCTGCGAGCGGCCATCATGGAGAAGGAAATCGCCATGCGGCAAGGGGGCGTGGCCCACCTGTCGGAAGAGGATGTACTCACCGTGGTTGGCAAACAGGCCAAGCAGCGCCGTGATTCCATTGAGCAATTCACGGCGGCCGGTCGGGAAGACCTGGCAGCCCGGGAAGAAGCCGAACTCGAAATCCTGTCTACCTACTTGCCGGAGCAACTTGATGCGGATGCCATCCGTAGGGAGGTGCAAACCATCGTAGAACAGACCGGTGCAACGGGCATGAAGGACATGGGCCGCGTGATGGGAGCGGCAATGACGGCCCTGAGCGGACGCGCCGATGGGAAGGACGTCCAACAGATCGCCCGCGAGGTTCTTTCAGCAATTTGATTTCCTGCCGATAAATCCCGTATGGCAACTCTGGACATCATCATTCTCGCCATCATCGCTTTCGGATTGATCCGTGGAATGCGGACGGGCTTCATCCGGCAGGTGACGACGCTGGCCGGTATTGTTGTGGCATTCGTGGCTGCAGCGACCTTCATGGACGATGCAGGCAACCTCTTCGAGCAGTACACAGGGATGGTACCTGAACTTGCTCCACTCGCTGGATTCGTGGCCATTTTCCTGCTTTGTCGCCTGTTCATCCGGCTGTTCGGCTTCGCGTTGGACGATGTTGCTGAAAAGGCCAAATTGGGTGGACTGAACCGATTGGCCGGTGGAGCAACCGGTGCGCTCAAGGCCGTCATTGTGATGAGTCTGGCCTTCCTGTTCGTGGGCTTCCTGGAATTGCCCTCGGCCCCCGCACGGGCCTCATCCGAATTCTACAAGCCCGTGTCGGAGTTTGTACCGGAAGCGTGGCAGTACCTGTCGCGTCAGTCCCCGGCTTTCGAGGACATGCGAAAGGAACTGGAACGTCGCCTTCGCGAGGGATCCGGAGCGCTTCCGGTCTGAGCCAGATCCTGACACCCTGACACGCCGTGGCGTGTGCTCAGAATCGCACGGCTTGCGGCGTGTAACGGAACCGTACGCCTCCGGCTACATCCGTGACGGTTGCATCGTTGCCCGTTGCGCGTACCCATTGCACGGAAATGTCCAGGCGGAGCGTCGGATGCGCGTACCAGGTCAGGGTCGGCGTCACTTCGGACCAGCGCAGGTCGCCCTTGAAGGAATGGACGGCATGCCAGGCTACTACCGCGACGTCCAGTCCGGGTGTGACCGTGATGGATGTGACTCCAAGCGCCCGGGCTTCGATTCCGTTGTGCGTCATCCCGTGCCCCGGAATGTCGGAGAACTGGACGGAGCCCCATTTGCTGGATACCAGACCCGTTTCAATGCGGGTTTTCAGGGTAAACTGCCGTCGCCAACTTGTTCGGGAGAGTGCCGGACCGTATCCCAGTCTGGCCCATGTAATGTGGGAATCCCTGAGTCCGGATCGGTCCACATCCAACAGCGTGACGGAAGCCGATTGTGGCGTACGCTGGATGTCCATGTCCAGCGCGACACCCCGGTACCGGAAATCCGCGTCCGTGTCTGAAAACCGTACTCCCAGTCCGACATCCAGGAGGCGAATGTGACTGTCCACTGTGGTCTGGGGAAGGATGGTAAACACCGGTACGGCCCTTCCCACTCCCGCAATCACCGTGGTTGTGGCAGCGTCCCGTGCGTGACCGCCAGCCAAATGCCACTCCAGCGGAGCGAATTCGGTCAGGCGTTGTCCACGTGCATCAGGTGCCAGGATGCACGTGGCCACGAGGATGAAGGACAAGGACCGGAAAAAGGGCAAAAGCATGGATTTGAAGTCGGTCAAGAAATGACGTATGGGCATCAATGCACGCGCGGCGGAACGGTTCTGGGCACGGCCCGCGCCTTTCGCATGAGCACCAATCCTCCGACAATGAGACCCCCCCCGAGTATTTGTCCGGGGGATGCGGGATCACCCAGGATCAACCAACTCGAGAACAGGGCCACGAACGGGACCAGATTGTTGAATGCGGCCGTGTGGGAGGGGCCAATGGTTCGCACGCCCCGATTCCAGAGCACGATGGCGATTCCCGTCGAGAGCGAACCCGACGTGAACACCAGGAGCCAGTGCCACCAGCGCACGGCATTCCAGTCCACGTCTCCCAGAACGGGTAGAGCGAAAAGGAGCAGTATCGGAAATGCCAGCGCGAGGGCCAGGACGGTCAGGGCCGTGGGGGACATGTGTTGGACCAACGGTCGCGTCAGTGCGGTGTAGCTTCCCCATAGCATGGCCGCCACAAGGATGATGAGGTTGCCCGTCATTGCATTGGATGCCATTTCAACCGTGGTCGAGCCATAGAGGACGACCCAGACCGTGCCGGCAATGCTGATGATCAGACCGGTCCAGGCCAACATGGTCAGGCGTTCCACGCGCGTGGAAAGTGCGACCATGGCGGTCCACAAGGGTGCGGACGCCATGATGAGGGCGGCATTCCCGGCCGACGTCATGTCCAGGCCGAGGATGAAGGTCAACTGGTAGCAGACCCATCCGACAAACCCCAATCGGGCAATGGCCCAGCCGTGACTGCACATGGGTTGCCACATGACCTGGACCGATCGACCGGATCGGACCCAGTAGATGTATCCGAGCACGACACCGGCCGAAAGTATCCGGAGGACGTTCAGGACGTACGGATGAAGTACCACCAGAACGATCTTCATGATCGGGAAATTCAGTCCCCACATGAGGACGACCGTCATGAGTTCGAGCTCACCCCTCCACTTGGTCAGGAAGCTGTTGGACATTCAGCAGGGAAGGGTATGGTCTGGGTACAGGCGGGATCCTGCCATACAAGGCGGAACCTCGGGCGCGAGGCGGTGGCAAAGTAACGGAAAGGCCGTACATTGTGGCATGCTCGAAGGCGGAATCACAAAACTTTACTATACCATCAGTGAGGTCTCAGCCCTGGTAGGGGAAGAGGCCCACGTGCTGCGTTATTGGGAGTCGGAGTTTCCTGTCCTGAAGCCGCGGAAGAATCGAGCCGGAAAGCGCGTCTATACGCGCGATGATATTGACGTGGTGTATCGCATCCGTCATTTGCTGAGGGATGAGAAGTTCACGATTGACGGAGCCCGGCAGGCGCTCGAGAAGAAGGACGATGGGCTCGAGGAATCCTCGCCCACGGTCCGTGAGCTGAAAGAGGTCAGGGGATTCCTGGAGCGACTCTTGAACCGCATTTCTTCGGACTGACGGGAACCGTACACGGCTCCATGGTTTTCACCCTTCCCTCGGGACGTGGCGCAGCCCGGTAGCGCACTTGCATGGGGTGCAAGGGGTCGCAGGTTCAAATCCTGTCGTCCCGACGAGAAGACGCAAAAAGGCAGACCTTTCGGTCTGCCTTTTTGTGTTTCAGCGCATTCCATGGACAAAAAGCCCCGCTCAGGGCCTGTTGACAGGCCCTAATACCGGTAGTACTCCGGCTTGTACGGGCCTTCCTGCGTGACACCGATGTAGTCAGCCTGTTGGGGCGTCAGTTCTTCCAGCTCCACGCCGATCTTGGCAAGGTGCAGCCGTGCAACACGCTCGTCGAGGTGCTTGGGCAGGGTGTAGACCTCGTTGTCGTACTTGTCCGCGTTGTGCCACAGCTCCAGCTGCGCGAGCACCTGGTTCGTGAACGAATTCGACATCACGAACGATGGATGCCCCGTTGCGCATCCCAGGTTCACAAGGCGACCTTCTGCGAGCACGATGACTTCCTTGCCATCGATCGAGAACAGGTCCACCTGGGGCTTGATCGTGTCGCGGGTGTGACCGTAGTTCTTCTTCAGCCAGGCCATGTCGATCTCATTGTCGAAGTGACCGATGTTGCAGACGATGGCCTTGTCCTTCATCGAACGGAAATGCCGCTCCGTAATGACGTTGAAGTTGCCCGTGGCCGTCACGACAATATCCGCCTGCTTCACGGCATCGTCCATTTTCTTGACCGCAAATCCGTCCATGGCGGCTTGCAGGGCACAGATCGGATCGATTTCAGTGACAATGACGCGTGCTCCAGCTCCACGGAGGGAAGCCGCAGAGCCCTTGCCGACGTCTCCATAACCGGCAACCACGGCGACCTTGCCGGCCATCATGATATCGGTAGCGCGCCGAATGGCATCCACCAGGGATTCCTTGCAGCCGTACTTGTTGTCGAATTTCGACTTGGTGACGGAGTCGTTCACGTTGATGGCGGGCATCGGAAGCGTGCCTTTCTTCTGGCGCTCGTACAGGCGATGGACGCCCGTCGTGGTCTCTTCGGAGAGACCTTTGATGCCGGGCACCAGTTCAGGGTACCGATCCAGGACCATGTTCGTGAGGTCACCGCCATCATCCAGGATCATATTGAGTGGCTGGCGATCATCCCCGAAGAACAGGGTCTGCTCAATGCACCAGTCGAACTCTTCTTCCGTCATACCCTTCCAGGCATAAACCTGGATGCCTGCTGCTGCGATGGCCGCGGCAGCCTGGTCCTGTGTGGAGAAGATATTGCACGAGGACCACGTTACTTCCGCACCCAGTTCCGCAAGGGTCTCAATGAGAACCGCGGTCTGGATGGTCATGTGGAGGCAGCCGGCAATGCGGGCTCCCTTCAACGGCTCCTTGCCACGGTACTCTTCGCGGAGCGCCATGAGTCCCGGCATCTCGGCTTCCGCCAGGCGGATTTCCTTGCGTCCCCATTCTGCGAGGGAGATGTCTTTGACTTTGTATTTCAAGGTTTCAATTTCCATGGACTCGGATTCGGATAGCTGGATGAATGGAAAGGTCTTTTGAACCGCATGAACGCATCTTGTTTCCAGTACTTGATGAAGCAGCGGTTAGAACGGATGGGCACATGCTCAGGACGTCTTGCCCAGTTCCTGCTCAGCGGATCTCTTCGGAAACCACCACGCCGTCAATAATGACGCCCGTGCAGTGCGTGGTGTACTCGAACGGATCGCCATCGAACAGGGCCAGGTCGGCATCCTTGCCGACTTCAATGGAGCCGACACGCTCCTGGATACCCAGAATCCGGGCCGCATCCATCGTGACGGACGCAAGGGCCTCGTCGAACGAGAGACCGTGGGCAGCCGCCACACCGGCCTCGAACAGGACGACCCGAGTCTTCGGCACGTACGCTTCATATCCGCTCTGCAACGCGAACGGAATTCCGGCACCCCGAAGCCGTGCGGGTTGTTCGAAGGTGGCGTTTTCGCGTTCACCGGAGTGTCGGGCCATCGTGGCGTGCGAAATGACCGGGAATCCGGATTCCTTGATCTCATCCAGGACCAGATGGGCCTCGGCGGCGGAATCCAGGACGAGTCGGATGCCGAACTCCTGGGCCAGGCGGATGGTCGTCAGGATGTCATGAGCGCGCTCGACCGTGACCAGCAGGGGCATTTCGCCGTCCAGGACGGCCGCCAGGGTCTCCATGCGCAAATCCCGGGTGAAGGTACCATCGTCCTGGTGTTCCGCACGCTTGTCCGCGTAGGCCCGGGCCTTGATGAGTTCGGCGCGCAACATGGCAACCATCTTGCTCCGGGTCCCGGGTGCCTTGCCGCCACTCGCGCGCGCTCCATTGCCCAACGTTGCCGCCACCATGGCAGCAGGTACCATGACGGCGTCATCCACGGTCTCACCGGACGTCTTGGCTATAAGCGTCTGGCCCGAGATTACTGCGCCGGGTCCGTGGCCCGTATGGATGGTCGTAATGCCGAATCCACGGACCCATTCCACGAGGGCCTCACGTGGATTGTAGGCATCGATGGCCCGCAATTCGGGTTGGATGGGTGCAGACGTTTCCAGTTGGTCCTGGTCATGGGGTTGATTCAAATAACCGGACAAACCGACGACCGAGTGCGCATCGATCAAGCCGGGAGTGACCACCGTCGCTTCCAGCACCCGGTAATTATCGGGTATGCGGATGTCGGACGCTGGTCCGACCTGGTGGATCTTTCCATCCTGGATGAGGATGACCCCTTGCTCAATGACGGGTCCGGCAGCGGTATGGATTCGTTCGGCACGGACCGCGATCTGCGCGGACACATCCAGCGCCGCGAACAGGAAAAGGCAGCAGAGACTTGCACGAATGAAACGCATCAGTAGTCCACCTCGCGGGAGAGGATGTGTTCGTGGGAAGCCTGGTCGTGGCTGGCACCGTATCCGCCGACGGCAATCAATTGATCATCCGGATTGGAACGATCGAATACCCGGACGCCATCCACCCATGTGGACAGGACCTGTGTGTACACGCTCAGCGGATCGCCGGACAACACGACGAAGTCCGCATCCTTGCCCGCCGTCAGGGAACCGATCCGGTCAGCAAGGTCCAACATCTGTGCACCGGCCAGCGTCATGCCCTCAAGTGCACCCTCACGGGACATACCCGCACGCACCGCCAGGGCGGCCTGGCGGAGGAAAAAGCGTGAATCGGTTATGCCGTCATCGGTATGGAATCCGACGAGGGCACCGGCAGCCTCAAGGGCCGCACCGGATTTCATGTGCACGTCGACGGCTTCCATCTTGCCGCCCGGACTGTCGATCACGATCAGCGACACGGGGGCATTCGCCGCTGCAATCTCGTCGGCAACCTTCCAGGCATCGCTGACATGGTGCAGAACCACGCGGAAACCGAACTCATCCGCAAGCCGGAGGACCGTGAGGATGTCATCGTGGCGGTGGGTGTGGTGATGGATGACCGTCTTGCCCTCGAGGACACCCACGAGCGCCTCGAGTCCGAGATCGCGGGGGGGCAGCTTGGATGCATCGTCCCCGGCAGCAACCAGTTTTTCCCGATATTCCCGCGCTTTTATAAACTCCGCACGGACCAGTGCGGCCGCCTTCGCGCGCGTACCCGGAAACGGAGCGGCGCGTCGGGGATTGGTGCCATTGGCCATCTTGATGCCTCCGAGTGGTGCTCCGGAGTCGTCACGCAGCATGATGTCATCCAGCGTCCGCCCATCGCGCAGCTTTACGTACTGGGTCTGGCCGGAGAGAAGGTGCCCGGAGCCCGACATGATATTGGCGGTGGTGATCCCACCAGCCTGGGCCTTCTGGATGCCGGCATCCCGCGCGTTGATGGAGTCCAGTACGCGGATATCCGGCTGGATGGGAGCAGACGCATCGGCGCCTTCTACCTCTCCGATATGGCTGTGGGTATCCACGAGGCCCGGCATGATGACGAGACCATCCAGGTCGTGCCGCACGGCACCGTCCGGAATACGGACCGAAGCGGCGTCACCCACTTGGAGTATAGTGCCATCCCGCACGATCAGGACGCCGTTCGGGATTTCAGGACCGTCAATGGGGATGATTCGGGCGCCCGTGAATGCCTGGGTCTGCGAAAAGGCAGGCATTGCAGCCGTTGCAGCCAAAGAAAACCACAGAAGGAGACGCATGCACGACGCACGCAGGCCGGCTGGTTTCATGGTGGGGGATATTGATGGACAGGAACTGGACAGAATGATACCCCACGCTGCGACGTCATCCCAACCTGGAAAACAAAACCGATCAAATATTAAAAAAAGACGGAAACAAAAGGGGGTGATGCGCGAATACCGCGTACTGTAAACGATCATATAAACGAAATAGACGATATGGAACTGGTCTCATCACGACAGGCCGCCAGCCTTCTGGGTGTTCACGAGTCGTCCGTGAAGCGATGGTGCAACTCCGAGGAGTTGGCCTGTTCGTACACGGCGGGTGGTCACCGCAGGATCGACCTGGAAGACGTGCTGGACTTCGCGAGACAGGGTGGCATGGAATGCTCCTTGCTGAAATTCGGGAAGGACGCGGGTCTGGTCTGGAACGGGGCCAATGAATTGCGTCACGGGCGCAGTGCCGACATCCTGGTCCTGAAAATGCGGGAATGGTTGCTTCATGCCGAGGCCAACAAGTTGACCGCGTTGCTGCACCTCTGCAATTCGATGAGCATTCCGTACGCCCGGTTGTTTGACCAACTCATCGGTCGCGTCATGCAGGAAATCGGCGACTCTTGGGCACGGGGGGCCTTTGAGATCGGAGATGAGCACCGTATTTCAGAAAGCCTCCTCGACGTCCTTTACGGGCTTTTGGCTGAAATCGGTCGGGAGCAGTCCGATACGCCAACCGGTGTTGCCATTGTCGGTTGTGGACCCAATGAATCGCATGGGACGGGTGCCATGATGGTCCGTGTACTCCTGTCCGCACGGGGCTGGAAAGTCATCTACCTTGGTCAGAATGTACCGGTGGAAGACCTGCTCTTGTATCAGCGCCGCCACCAGGCTACACTGGTGGCCGTGTCGATGTCGAGTCATCGCGAACCTGCGGAAATCCGGCAATTCGTTCGGGACGTGACATCCCTGGAACGTGAGGACGTCCCCTTCGACCTGGCCATCGGCGGTTCCGGTGCGCAATTCGCACGGCAGGCGTTCGGCCTGGAACGTGCGTGGGTATTCAACAATGCAGAAGACTTTGACGACTGGCTGGAGGTCCGCCATGGAAAGTAGGATGTTGTTCACGGATGGCGGCAGAATGGACCGGACATCGGTCGTGCTGTTGTCTGTCCTGGGTGTGTTCTCCCTGGTGGCCATTCTGGGGTATTGGTTCTTTGCCCTGAACCCACAGAACTTGGCCCGTTTTCCTGAATCGGCATCGTTTTACGCCGTCAGCTACCGGTTTTTCGCCCAGGGTCAAGTTTGGCTTTCCGGAATCGTGCTGGCCATCCATCTCGTAAGACGGGCCGGTTTCCGGTGGGTGCTTCCGCTCGTCGCTGTATATATCCTCAGTCTGACGAGCGAACTCCTCGGCACGACCACCGGATTTCCGTTCGGCGACTATGCCTATACCAGTTTCCTTGGGGTGAAGTGGTTCGATCACGTTCCCGTTCTCATTCCGTTGAGTTGGTTCACCATGGCCTTGCCGTCCTGGATCATGACCGGACACCTGATTGGATGGGAGTCGAACAAGCTGGTGCGGTGGTTGCTGACCGGTTTTCTCCTTATGGTGTGGGATCTCGCCCTCGATCCGGCCATGAGCTTTCT encodes the following:
- a CDS encoding amidohydrolase family protein, producing the protein MKPAGLRASCMRLLLWFSLAATAAMPAFSQTQAFTGARIIPIDGPEIPNGVLIVRDGTILQVGDAASVRIPDGAVRHDLDGLVIMPGLVDTHSHIGEVEGADASAPIQPDIRVLDSINARDAGIQKAQAGGITTANIMSGSGHLLSGQTQYVKLRDGRTLDDIMLRDDSGAPLGGIKMANGTNPRRAAPFPGTRAKAAALVRAEFIKAREYREKLVAAGDDASKLPPRDLGLEALVGVLEGKTVIHHHTHRHDDILTVLRLADEFGFRVVLHHVSDAWKVADEIAAANAPVSLIVIDSPGGKMEAVDVHMKSGAALEAAGALVGFHTDDGITDSRFFLRQAALAVRAGMSREGALEGMTLAGAQMLDLADRIGSLTAGKDADFVVLSGDPLSVYTQVLSTWVDGVRVFDRSNPDDQLIAVGGYGASHDQASHEHILSREVDY
- a CDS encoding cobalamin-dependent protein (Presence of a B(12) (cobalamin)-binding domain implies dependence on cobalamin itself, in one of its several forms, or in some unusual lineages, dependence on a cobalamin-like analog.), with the translated sequence MELVSSRQAASLLGVHESSVKRWCNSEELACSYTAGGHRRIDLEDVLDFARQGGMECSLLKFGKDAGLVWNGANELRHGRSADILVLKMREWLLHAEANKLTALLHLCNSMSIPYARLFDQLIGRVMQEIGDSWARGAFEIGDEHRISESLLDVLYGLLAEIGREQSDTPTGVAIVGCGPNESHGTGAMMVRVLLSARGWKVIYLGQNVPVEDLLLYQRRHQATLVAVSMSSHREPAEIRQFVRDVTSLEREDVPFDLAIGGSGAQFARQAFGLERAWVFNNAEDFDDWLEVRHGK